A genomic stretch from Clavelina lepadiformis chromosome 5, kaClaLepa1.1, whole genome shotgun sequence includes:
- the LOC143459081 gene encoding adhesion G protein-coupled receptor L3-like gives MREYKIIKETGFYTFESMDTSNKRQKRNLISEPNKFNRNLVTALLVILLVSLGPCVSGNETLREETACDHDEITLTCLGNYRINVDVASYGREDDRTCVSRSNRLTNIQCSLPNAKKIVSDNCDNQSTCTFTVGQTTFSDPCPDTSKYLVVKWKCIPHIVVCPGTFESVCSPKRFETNLAENAAWVRDPFQQSSKIYYMGWSKYETSQLSEYNSEQTLKRNIVDDFHHLPHRVDGTGFVIYENSIYYNKESTRTVVRFDLGTGKVEKQEDLPNANYHGTSPYAVSMATDIDLAIDEHGLWAIYATEENKGNIVISRMNPKSLRIIDTWKTEYEKLSALNAFMVCGVLYVVSFESLQIEYMFNTTSKLSRKIRIDIPGLTETASSIQYNRRDQTLYAWDDQIAMSYKINFAIDTETANFPTTTTTNIATSSYQAEITSSSTPVVSSTTTTKPLLVTQGSPSSHFPVYCVGKTALGLQWPSKTYGQMAKLRCPGHGGSVRQAIWMCGGNETHPSWSTPEPDLTLCVSRWLRDLEEELNVAVKTPSLVCEQLLVKLRNKENAVTSWDVTVVVRLLRRLLSTLTVHSVLKCANELLSNDYADLWNGLAKSIQRETAIDFTSVVEDSAVLLAKDMVHDESVGLVDVHPTTSPLPSPNGNDLTWSEEFATLNIRVLSKLVDKKTTSTNVSPSPIRLDAGESASAIIDFQSVAEALSAEDEERIAIIQMSFRNLGNYIEDKFGIGSADYPVNSDVVSLMVKNLGKTVGQIKSRSHSVHLKQPVLLYVRHISNSYRNHVCAFWNEITGETDGKWWRSGCKRIFGNSTHSTCSCDHLTNFVVLSSNNPFPLLGTLESGQDSSNNRSNAFTKVNVARGGMVISTLALMVAFVLLLWYSNALDLNTIHKNIALSLILSEIVFLIGIHQTENPMLCRTVAAVLHYGVLGTFTWSSLESYHHLVVFADPQERNNRWKWYYVLGYGLPFVVVIISTAVDYFGYNNSSVCWLKTDGKFIWSFIAPACLAICLCVVFLTLVLCKLHRHTTRHTESDQIGIIRTNVARTCLLMFLLCAMWSCGFMWLSGYQSHLTVWFFAVLCAVHGITCFLFYCVFPPEVRSGLVCFKHHFKRNSSAAAVQQAHNSINSRVRLVPGNTRSDGTIFSNYHYAGHLESLTTLLPVSTAHRSSRVKPVLAIEDVEDAPLTSTSIAATSSHYMLSDTRGSQDPASCTASLCSGDNTNPKLPCPVHLLQQPYSSWNKYVHTSSQCPGHGTNSSTLSNARLTGCSTCNSAGQHHYEKPNSVCNCTISNSTRYDHLHEDVLNRHISKTKCWKLNSSENTLRSSHSTNPHHYETLGPFDNITESSNNECLCTQAYPSAMVYRHCYEDVEPHTVCIEHVDSIHEASELSEKHPANLPRSLNSGTARSNQSYQFRCCGMPLAGPSSGFVESTQYDCSRFSSRNGRSSDPLSTDQGYDTDSQQLAQIQRRLPHNDNDCLLRHHPSVSAARSCVHSDLDQQEKTISPGEMERSTVKRSYRNSSQFSTKHRNHESDCESENDLEVEFINSTTPSSHIDDALVKNAVQSNQNLHHCCNTTELNDSNQNLIDTTQSGRVSASKSVTSLSSVDPKYALPSCSAKETKVDSKEILAHDREQLDTRDSIVSAEFVSERKPYDSQQSNCYTLPGTAEAGTKARIDLRTGGISMITNL, from the exons TTGTTGTCTGCCCAGGAACCTTTGAAAGTGTCTGTTCTCCGAAAAGATTTGAAACAAACCTGGCTGAAAATGCTGCTTGGGTGAGAGACCCTTTCCAACAGTCCTCCAA AATTTATTATATGGGTTGGTCGAAATACGAAACTTCACAGCTTAGTGAGTATAATTCGGAACAAACATTGAAGAGGAACATAGTGGAtgattttcatcatcttcctCATCGTGTTGATGGAACTGGTTTTGTCATTTATGAAAATAGTATTTACTATAACAAG gAAAGTACACGTACTGTTGTTCGCTTTGACCTTGGCACTGGAAAGGTCGAAAAACAAGAAGATTTACCTAACGCAAATTATCATGGGACGTCTCCATACGCTGTGTCAATGGCTACTGACATTGACCTGGCTATCGACGAACATGGGCTGTGGGCGATTTATGCAACTGAAGAAAATAAAGGCAACATAGTTATCAGCAG AATGAACCCGAAATCGTTACGAATAATCGACACATGGAAAACTGAATATGAAAAACTTTCGGCCTTGAATGCCTTCATGGTTTGCGGGGTTCTGTATGTTGTTAGCTTTGAATCTCTTCAAATTGAATACATGTTCAACACTACTTCAAAATTGTCTAGAAAG ATAAGGATCGATATACCAGGATTAACTGAAACTGCATCGTCTATCCAGTATAATCGACGAGATCAAACTTTATATGCCTGGGACGACCAGATAGCTATGTCTTACAAAATTAACTTTGCTATTGATACCGAAACCGCAAATTTTCCAACAACTACGACTACCAACATAGCAACGTCTTCATATCAAGCTGAGATAACAAGTTCTTCTACCCCTGTAGTGTCAAGTACTACAACTACCAAACCCCTACTTG TAACTCAAGGTTCACCATCCTCACACTTCCCAGTTTATTGCGTTGGCAAAACAGCACTTGGATTACAATGGCCCAGTAAGACATATGGGCAGATGGCCAAACTCCGTTGTCCAG GTCACGGTGGTTCTGTACGGCAGGCGATTTGGATGTGTGGTGGCAACGAAACTCATCCAAGTTGGTCAACTCCTGAACCGGATTTAACGTTATGTGTTTCTAGATGGCTTAGAGATCTAGAAGAAGAG TTAAACGTTGCTGTTAAGACGCCCTCTCTGGTATGTGAACAATTATTGGTCAAATTGAGAAACAAGGAGAATGCTGTTACAAGCTGGGATGTTACAGTTGTAGTCAGGCTGCTTCGAC GATTGCTCTCTACACTAACAGTTCATTCTGTTTTAAAATGCGCAAACGAGCTCCTTAGCAATGATTACGCTGACTTGTGGAATGGGCTTGCTAAGAGCATTCAG CGGGAAACTGCCATAGACTTTACTTCTGTCGTAGAAGATTCCGCAGTTCTTTTAGCAAAAGATATGGTGCATGATGAAAGTGTCGGTTTAGTTGACGTACATCCTACAACATCGCCACTTCCCTCCCCTAATGGAAACGACCTGACATGGTCGGAAGAGTTCGCTACTTTGAACATTCGTGTCCTGTCTAAACTGGTTGACAAAAAAACCACCTCAACCAATGTTTCTCCTTCGCCGATAAGATTGGATGCTGGCGAAAGTGCCAGCGCCATTATTGACTTTCAGTCAGTGGCAGAAGCGCTAAGCGCAGAAGATGAAGAGAGGATAGCTATTATTCAAATGTCCTTCAGAAATTTAGGGAATTATATTGAAGACAAATTTGGTATCGGTTCCGCTGATTATCCTGTCAATTCCGATGTGGTATCGCtaatggtaaaaaatttgGGTAAAACGGTCGGTCAAATCAAATCTCGGTCACACTCAGTTCATTTGAAGCAACCTGTTCTACTTTATGTGCGACATATCAGCAACAGTTACCGAAATCACGTCTGCGCTTTCTGGAATGAGATAACTGG TGAAACCGATGGCAAATGGTGGAGGTCGGGATGTAAACgtatttttggaaattcaaCACACAGCACGTGCAGTTGCGATCACCTAACTAACTTTGTCGTGCTTTCGTCAAACAATCCTTTTCCTCTATTGGGTACACTAGAGTCCGGTCAAGATTCATCAAATAACCGTTCAAATGCATTCACCAAAGTGAATGTTGCACGAGGCGGCATGGTCATATCTACCCTTGCTTTGATGGTTGCTTTTGTGCTTCTTCTGTGGTACAG CAATGCACTAGATTTAAACACTATACATAAGAACATTGCTCTGTCGCTCATTCTATCCGAGATTGTGTTTCTGATTGGAATTCATCAAACCGAAAACCCAATG CTGTGCAGAACTGTGGCTGCGGTACTGCACTATGGTGTACTTGGTACCTTTACATGGTCTTCGCTTGAATCGTATCACCATCTTGTAGTGTTTGCTGATCCACAAGAACGTAATAACCGATGGAAATGGTATTATGTTCTGGGATATGGATTGCCTTTTGTGGTCGTCATAATAAGCACGGCAGTGGATTACTTCGGTTACAACAATAGTTCTGT GTGCTGGTTAAAAACTGATGGAAAATTTATTTGGAGCTTCATTGCACCCGCTTGTTTGGCGATTTGCTTGTGTGTGGTGTTTCTAACGTTGGTCTTATGTAAACTCCATCGACATACTACCAGACACACAGAAAGTGATCAAATAGGCATCATCAG AACTAATGTGGCACGAACTTGTCTGCTGATGTTTTTGTTATGTGCTATGTGGAGTTGCGGTTTCATGTGGTTAAGTGGATATCAGTCTCATCTCACTGTTTGGTTCTTTGCAGTTCTATGTGCTGTGCATGGAATAACTTGCTTCTTGTTTTATTGCGTATTTCCACCCGAG GTGCGCTCAGGCCTGGTCTGCTTCAAACATCATTTTAAACGGAACAGCAGTGCTGCTGCAGTGCAACAAGCACACAATTCCATAAACTCGCGAGTTCGGCTTGTCCCAGGGAATACTAGAAGCGATGGaacaattttttccaactACCATTATGCTG GCCATTTGGAATCATTGACTACTTTGCTGCCCGTTTCCACTGCTCATAGATCCTCTCGAGTGAAACCTGTACTTGCAATAGAGGATGTTGAAGATGCTCCACTGACTTCTACGTCAATTGCTGCTACATCATCTCATTATATGCTTTCTGACACCAGAGGTAGCCAAGACCCAGCTTCCTGTACTGCATCTTTATGTTCAGGAGATAATACAA ATCCAAAGCTTCCCTGCCCGGTTCATCTTTTACAACAACCTTATTCGAGTTGGAACAAATATGTACACACGTCCAGTCAGTGTCCTGGACATGGAACCAACTCCTCCACCTTAAGTAATGCAAGGCTGACTGGATGTTCTACATGTAACAGTGCTGGACAACATCACTATGAAAAACCTAACTCTGTTTGTAATTGCACCATTTCAAATTCAACACGTTATGATCACCTTCACGAAGATGTTCTTAATCGCCATATTTCAAAGACAAAGTGTTGGAAGCTTAACTCATCCGAAAATACCCTTCGAAGTTCTCATAGTACCAACCCTCATCATTATGAAACTTTGGGTCCTTTTGATAACATCACGGAATCGTCAAATAATGAGTGCTTATGTACGCAG GCATACCCATCTGCGATGGTATATCGTCATTGTTATGAAGATGTTGAACCACACACTGTTTGCATCGAACATGTTGACAGTATACACGAAGCTAGTGAGCTGAGTGAAAAACACCCTGCAAATCTGCCTCGTTCACTTAACTCTGGCACTGCACGAAGCAACCAATCGTATCAGTTTCGATGCTGCGGTATGCCTCTTGCAGGTCCTTCCTCGGGTTTTGTTGAATCTACTCAATATGATTGCTCTCGTTTTTCGAGTCGAAATGGTCGCAGCTCAGATCCTTTGTCTACCGACCAAGGGTATGACACTGACTCGCAGCAACTCGCACAAATCCAAAGAAGACTTCCTCATAATGACAATGATTGCTTGCTGCGTCACCATCCCTCCGTTTCTGCAGCACGCTCATGTGTTCATTCTGATTTGGACCAACAAGAAAAAACTATCAGTCCAGGTGAAATGGAACGTTCTACTGTTAAACGTTCGTATAGAAATTCGTCACAATTCTCAACAAAACATCGAAATCACGAGTCGGACTGTGAGTCGGAAAATGATCTAGAAGTGGAATTTATCAATTCTACAACGCCAAGTTCTCACATTGATGACGCCTTAGTGAAGAATGCCGTACAATCAAATCAGAATCTTCACCATTGCTGCAATACCACAGAGCTTAACGATTCAAACCAGAATTTAATAGACACAACGCAAAGCGGTAGGGTCAGCGCTTCTAAAAGTGTAACAAGCTTGTCTAGTGTTGATCCAAAGTATGCCCTACCATCCTGCAGTGCCAAGGAAACAAAAGTCGACTCGAAAGAGATTCTTGCTCACGATCGTGAGCAGCTTGACACCCGAGATAGTATTGTTTCGGCAGAATTTGTTTCCGAAAGAAAACCATATGATAGCCAACAGAGCAACTGTTATACACTGCCAGGAACAGCTGAGGCTGGTACTAAAGCTCGCATCGACTTACGCACTGGTGGAATAAGTATGATAACAAATCTTTAA